One uncultured Tolumonas sp. DNA segment encodes these proteins:
- a CDS encoding glycosyl hydrolase 53 family protein translates to MKLKTFSAVVLGMSMLYHTGAQAMVKGADVSWLTQMEKSGYKFYNDSGTQQDLFPILKAHGMNAVRLRVWVNPSAGWSNITDVVAKAKRAKAAGFDIMIDFHYSDTWADPAHQTKPAAWSSYTFDQLMSNVYWHTYNSLTTLKNAGITPKWVQVGNETNNGMLWSDGKASVNMKNFAWLINSGYDAVKAVNSSTKVIVHLANCENNSLYRWMFDGLTANGAKWDVVGASIYPTQTGNGDWFAMDNLCYDNLADMVSRYNKEVMIVEVGMPWDDPKNSYDTIADMLKKMAAIPNGKGLGVFYWEPESYNGWQSYSLGLMDNSDKPTYAMDAFLLNY, encoded by the coding sequence ATGAAATTAAAAACGTTTAGCGCCGTAGTTTTGGGCATGTCGATGCTCTATCACACCGGAGCTCAGGCCATGGTCAAAGGGGCTGATGTTAGCTGGTTAACGCAAATGGAAAAATCAGGCTACAAATTTTATAACGACAGCGGAACACAACAGGATCTGTTTCCCATACTGAAAGCGCACGGCATGAATGCGGTTCGTTTACGGGTATGGGTTAACCCAAGCGCCGGCTGGAGCAACATCACCGATGTGGTCGCCAAAGCCAAACGCGCTAAAGCGGCAGGCTTCGATATTATGATCGATTTTCACTACAGTGATACCTGGGCTGATCCCGCACACCAAACTAAGCCTGCTGCGTGGTCGAGCTATACCTTTGATCAGCTCATGTCGAACGTTTACTGGCACACGTATAACTCGCTGACCACCCTGAAAAATGCCGGCATCACACCAAAATGGGTGCAAGTGGGCAATGAAACCAATAACGGCATGTTATGGAGCGACGGCAAAGCCTCCGTCAACATGAAAAACTTTGCCTGGCTGATCAACAGCGGTTATGACGCCGTAAAAGCAGTTAATAGCTCAACAAAAGTAATCGTTCATCTGGCGAACTGTGAAAACAACAGCCTTTACCGCTGGATGTTTGATGGCCTGACCGCGAATGGGGCAAAATGGGATGTGGTTGGGGCATCTATTTACCCAACCCAGACCGGTAACGGCGACTGGTTTGCCATGGATAATCTCTGTTATGACAACTTAGCCGACATGGTCAGCCGCTACAATAAAGAAGTGATGATTGTCGAAGTGGGTATGCCGTGGGATGACCCTAAAAACAGCTATGACACCATCGCCGACATGCTTAAAAAAATGGCGGCCATTCCTAATGGTAAAGGGCTCGGTGTCTTTTATTGGGAACCGGAAAGCTACAACGGCTGGCAAAGTTATTCACTCGGGTTAATGGATAACAGCGACAAACCGACTTACGCGATGGACGCATTCCTGCTTAATTATTAA
- a CDS encoding methyl-accepting chemotaxis protein — MKSISIIQRISLGFGFIILLLILAVVMALNSGQQLAAQVDMLANQIVPTLVQSRSVTRDLFSQDKALRNLLSQQEAQVVKREQSQLTKWQNAFEKDLQQLQLKTKNHSEMQKRIGNLAEQQKIYWQLTTQLIDSYATNLANQQALRQNTGLETRSKRFISDLSIMVAPLGAHYTVGLSHNLANNLELMVSATQEALGQHDPESVAVKLEGNRQLAAKLDAQRKELASELLKQESAFGGNIDFEASLGNALNELVKQTSTDEGLLGQHLRLTSESSQIRNQSEQSARIIDSVLAELTGMDKLTDQQLQSRVSLTQQILVNLRYVLFIGLLVSLSLAGLVLWRVIAAIRQPLKQILAVLDALGRGDMTRSISYNKRDELGQIARGINTLASQMRNMLGQVVQTANELGAVAERNLSTLEITHQQLEQQRTETASVATAMVEMEHTVGDVAKAATHSMESVVQVTQKATQGRNISDINIQRINKLAKQLATSQHVIEEVHGLSVNIGGILDVISQIAEQTNLLALNAAIEAARAGDQGRGFAVVADEVRNLARRTADSTTEIQAMITALQQSVGQAVSEISASGEAMSVCTADSEQTKQTIDDISNALQQIADMSSQIAAAAEQQQCTSAEIARNLNNINGIADQNRQEINKVAATSNQLQQLSAEQQNLISQFAL, encoded by the coding sequence ATGAAAAGCATATCCATCATCCAGCGTATATCTCTGGGATTTGGCTTCATTATCCTGCTCCTGATTCTTGCCGTTGTCATGGCGTTAAATTCCGGACAACAACTTGCCGCACAAGTCGATATGCTGGCGAACCAGATTGTTCCAACCTTAGTACAAAGTCGCTCCGTGACCCGCGATCTCTTTTCTCAGGATAAAGCACTGCGCAATCTGCTGAGTCAGCAAGAAGCCCAAGTGGTAAAGAGAGAACAATCTCAATTGACTAAATGGCAGAACGCATTTGAAAAAGACCTGCAGCAATTACAACTGAAAACCAAAAACCACTCTGAAATGCAAAAAAGAATTGGGAATTTAGCGGAACAGCAAAAGATCTACTGGCAACTCACCACACAACTGATTGATAGCTACGCCACTAATCTGGCAAATCAACAAGCTTTGCGTCAAAACACCGGTTTAGAAACACGCAGCAAACGATTCATCAGTGATTTATCAATCATGGTGGCACCACTGGGTGCACATTACACCGTTGGCCTCAGCCATAATCTAGCCAATAACCTGGAATTAATGGTCAGCGCAACACAAGAAGCGCTGGGGCAGCATGATCCTGAATCCGTGGCGGTAAAACTGGAAGGTAATCGTCAGCTAGCCGCCAAACTGGATGCACAGCGGAAAGAGTTAGCCTCAGAGTTACTGAAACAAGAAAGTGCGTTCGGTGGAAATATTGATTTTGAGGCATCTCTGGGCAATGCCTTGAATGAACTGGTAAAACAAACAAGCACGGATGAGGGTCTGTTAGGGCAACATCTGCGCCTGACGAGCGAAAGCAGTCAGATCCGTAATCAAAGTGAGCAATCGGCCCGCATTATTGATTCTGTACTCGCTGAGTTAACCGGTATGGATAAACTGACCGATCAGCAACTGCAATCCCGCGTCAGTCTGACCCAGCAAATTTTAGTGAATTTAAGATATGTCTTGTTTATCGGTTTGCTGGTTTCACTGAGCCTGGCCGGGTTGGTGTTGTGGCGGGTGATTGCCGCTATTCGTCAACCGCTGAAACAAATTTTGGCCGTATTAGATGCGCTGGGGCGTGGGGACATGACTCGCAGCATTAGCTATAACAAACGAGATGAATTGGGCCAAATAGCCCGAGGCATCAACACACTGGCCAGTCAAATGCGCAATATGCTCGGTCAGGTTGTGCAAACGGCCAACGAATTAGGCGCAGTCGCAGAACGTAATCTAAGTACACTGGAAATTACCCACCAACAACTGGAACAGCAGCGCACAGAAACTGCCAGTGTTGCGACTGCAATGGTGGAGATGGAACATACTGTTGGCGATGTAGCGAAAGCCGCTACCCATTCGATGGAGTCGGTGGTGCAAGTGACCCAGAAAGCGACACAAGGGCGCAACATCAGTGATATCAACATTCAACGGATCAATAAACTTGCCAAGCAACTCGCCACATCCCAGCATGTTATCGAAGAAGTGCATGGCCTTAGCGTCAATATTGGCGGCATTCTGGATGTCATCAGTCAGATCGCAGAGCAGACTAATCTCCTCGCCCTGAATGCTGCCATTGAAGCAGCGCGCGCAGGCGATCAAGGCCGAGGCTTCGCAGTGGTGGCAGATGAAGTCCGCAATTTGGCTCGTCGTACTGCAGATTCCACCACCGAAATACAAGCGATGATCACAGCACTGCAACAAAGTGTCGGGCAAGCCGTCAGCGAGATCAGTGCCAGCGGCGAAGCCATGTCGGTATGTACCGCCGACAGTGAGCAAACCAAACAAACCATTGATGATATTTCAAATGCGTTACAACAAATCGCCGATATGAGCAGCCAAATTGCCGCCGCAGCCGAACAACAACAATGTACGAGTGCCGAAATAGCCAGAAACCTCAATAACATAAATGGCATTGCCGATCAAAACCGGCAAGAAATAAACAAAGTGGCAGCCACCAGTAATCAGCTGCAACAGCTATCAGCAGAACAACAAAATCTCATCAGCCAATTCGCTCTCTAA
- the ugpC gene encoding sn-glycerol-3-phosphate ABC transporter ATP-binding protein UgpC has product MASIRLNNVVKRFGKTETLRNINLDIKDGEFAVFVGPSGCGKSTLLRMIAGLEEISSGEVSIGNTVVNDVAPAHRGVAMVFQSYALYPHMTVADNIGYGLKVNGVPKEERTHQVNMVAKTLQLSHLLDRKPKQLSGGQRQRVAIGRAIVRDPKVFLFDEPLSNLDAELRVEMRLHIAKLHQELKTTMVYVTHDQVEAMTLADKIVVMNYGKVEQVGSPMELYYKPVNLFVAGFIGSPKMNFLPAKVISWSPAQVTVLISEQKQITLPICTQKLEPGCSVTLGLRPEHITPQGNEHALTFNCEVVERLGNSTYLFGQSCGIDNFKMLLPGDNDFKPYQQIDVFFSASNCLIFNDDGVRISK; this is encoded by the coding sequence ATGGCGAGTATCAGACTAAATAATGTAGTCAAACGTTTTGGTAAAACAGAAACGCTGCGGAATATAAACCTAGATATAAAAGATGGAGAGTTTGCGGTGTTTGTCGGGCCATCAGGCTGCGGTAAATCAACACTATTACGCATGATCGCGGGTTTAGAAGAGATCTCTTCCGGCGAAGTATCGATCGGTAATACGGTAGTAAATGATGTAGCACCAGCACATCGCGGTGTGGCGATGGTTTTCCAGTCTTATGCACTTTATCCCCATATGACAGTAGCCGACAATATAGGTTACGGGCTCAAAGTAAATGGCGTACCGAAAGAAGAGCGCACACATCAGGTCAACATGGTTGCCAAAACACTACAGCTGTCCCATCTCCTTGATCGCAAACCAAAACAACTGTCTGGCGGTCAAAGACAACGCGTCGCGATTGGCCGAGCGATAGTGCGCGATCCAAAAGTGTTTTTATTCGATGAACCTTTATCCAATCTGGATGCCGAACTGCGTGTAGAAATGCGGTTACATATCGCCAAACTACATCAGGAACTGAAAACAACCATGGTGTATGTTACTCATGACCAAGTGGAAGCCATGACACTGGCCGACAAAATCGTGGTCATGAACTACGGTAAAGTCGAACAAGTTGGTTCGCCGATGGAATTGTATTACAAGCCAGTCAACCTCTTTGTTGCTGGGTTTATCGGCTCGCCGAAAATGAACTTCTTACCGGCAAAAGTCATTTCATGGAGTCCAGCCCAAGTCACGGTACTCATTTCAGAACAAAAACAGATCACGCTGCCAATTTGTACACAAAAACTGGAGCCAGGATGTTCGGTAACCCTAGGTTTACGGCCAGAACACATTACTCCACAGGGCAATGAACACGCATTAACCTTTAACTGCGAAGTCGTTGAACGCCTTGGTAATAGCACTTATCTGTTTGGACAAAGCTGCGGGATCGACAACTTTAAAATGCTGTTACCGGGTGACAATGATTTCAAACCCTATCAGCAAATTGATGTCTTTTTCTCCGCGTCAAACTGTCTGATTTTTAATGATGATGGTGTGCGTATCAGTAAGTAA